The Phocoena sinus isolate mPhoSin1 chromosome 17, mPhoSin1.pri, whole genome shotgun sequence genome contains a region encoding:
- the KLF10 gene encoding Krueppel-like factor 10 isoform X1: protein MLNFGASLQQAAEERMEMISERSKESMYSWNKTAEKSDFEAVEALMSMSCSWKSDFKKYIESRPVTPVSDMSEEENLLPGTPDFHTVPAFCLTPPYSPSDFEPSQVSNLMAPAPSTGHFKSSDTAKPHIAAAPFKEEKSPVPAPKLPKAQATSVIRHTADAQLCNHRSCPVKAASILNYQDNSFRRRTHLNAETARKNIPCAAVSPNRSKRERDTVAGVEEKASAALYDFSVPSSETVICRSQPVPMSSQQKSVLVSPPAVSTGGVPPMPVICQMVPLPANNPVVTTVVPSTPPSQPPAVCPPVVFMGTQVPKGAVMFVVPQPVVQNPKPPVVSPNGTRLSPIAPAPGFSPSAAKVTPQIDSSRIRSHICSHPGCGKTYFKSSHLKAHMRTHTGEKPFSCSWKGCERRFARSDELSRHRRTHTGEKKFACPMCDRRFMRSDHLTKHARRHLSAKKLPNWQMEVSKLNDITLPPTPAPTQ, encoded by the exons gaGGAACGAATGGAAATGATTTCTGAAAGATCAAAAGAGAGTATGTATTCCTGGAACAAAACTGCAGAGAAAAGTGACTTTGAAGCCGTAGAAGCACTTATGTCAATGAGCTGCAGTTGGAAGTCtgattttaagaaatacattgAAAGCAGACCCGTTACTCCAGTGTCTGATATGTCAGAGGAAGAGAATCTGCTTCCGGGTACACCTGATTTTCATACAGTCCCAGCATTT TGTTTGACTCCACCTTACAGTCCCTCTGACTTTGAACCCTCTCAAGTGTCAAATCTGATGGCACCAGCGCCATCTACTGGACACTTCAAATCGTCAGATACTGCCAAGCCTCACATTGCTGCTGCACCTTTCAAAGAGGAGAAGAGCCCAGTACCTGCCCCCAAACTCCCCAAGGCTCAGGCAACAAGTGTGATTCGTCATACAGCTGATGCCCAGCTGTGTAACCACCGATCTTGCCCAGTGAAAGCAGCCAGCATCCTTAACTATCAGGACAATTCTTTTCGAAGAAGAACCCACCTAAATGCTGAGACTGCAAGAAAAAACATACCTTGTGCAGCTGTGTCACCAAACAGATCCAAACGTGAGAGAGACACAGTGGCAGGTGTTGAAGAGAAAGCAAGTGCTGCACTTTATGACTTTTCTGTGCCTTCCTCAGAGACAGTAATCTGTAGATCTCAGCCGGTCCCCATGTCCTCACAACAAAAGTCGGTCTTAGTCTCTCCACCTGCAGTATCAACAGGGGGAGTGCCACCTATGCCCGTCATCTGCCAGATGGTTCCCCTCCCTGCAAACAACCCAGTTGTGACAACAGTCGTCCCCAGCACTCCACCCAGTCAGCCGCCAGCCGTCTGCCCACCTGTTGTATTCATGGGCACTCAGGTGCCCAAAGGCGCCGTCATGTTTGTTGTACCCCAGCCCGTTGTTCAGAACCCCAAGCCTCCAGTGGTGAGCCCAAATGGCACCAGACTCTCTCCCATTGCCCCTGCTCCagggttttctccttcagcaGCAAAAGTCACTCCTCAGATTGACTCATCAAGGATAAGAAGTCACATCTGTAGCCATCCAGGATGTGGCAAGACGTactttaaaagttctcatctgAAGGCCCACATGAGAACGCATACAG GAGAAAAACCTTTTAGCTGTAGCTGGAAAGGTTGTGAAAGGAGGTTTGCTCGTTCAGATGAACTGTCCAGACACCGACGAACCCACACAGGTGAGAAGAAATTCGCTTGTCCCATGTGTGACCGGCGGTTCATGAGGAGCGACCATTTGACCAAACATGCCCGGCGCCATCTGTCAGCCAAGAAGCTACCAAACTGGCAGATGGAAGTGAGCAAGTTAAATGACATTACCCTACCTCCAACCCCTGCTCCCACACAGTGA
- the KLF10 gene encoding Krueppel-like factor 10 isoform X2, with protein MEMISERSKESMYSWNKTAEKSDFEAVEALMSMSCSWKSDFKKYIESRPVTPVSDMSEEENLLPGTPDFHTVPAFCLTPPYSPSDFEPSQVSNLMAPAPSTGHFKSSDTAKPHIAAAPFKEEKSPVPAPKLPKAQATSVIRHTADAQLCNHRSCPVKAASILNYQDNSFRRRTHLNAETARKNIPCAAVSPNRSKRERDTVAGVEEKASAALYDFSVPSSETVICRSQPVPMSSQQKSVLVSPPAVSTGGVPPMPVICQMVPLPANNPVVTTVVPSTPPSQPPAVCPPVVFMGTQVPKGAVMFVVPQPVVQNPKPPVVSPNGTRLSPIAPAPGFSPSAAKVTPQIDSSRIRSHICSHPGCGKTYFKSSHLKAHMRTHTGEKPFSCSWKGCERRFARSDELSRHRRTHTGEKKFACPMCDRRFMRSDHLTKHARRHLSAKKLPNWQMEVSKLNDITLPPTPAPTQ; from the exons ATGGAAATGATTTCTGAAAGATCAAAAGAGAGTATGTATTCCTGGAACAAAACTGCAGAGAAAAGTGACTTTGAAGCCGTAGAAGCACTTATGTCAATGAGCTGCAGTTGGAAGTCtgattttaagaaatacattgAAAGCAGACCCGTTACTCCAGTGTCTGATATGTCAGAGGAAGAGAATCTGCTTCCGGGTACACCTGATTTTCATACAGTCCCAGCATTT TGTTTGACTCCACCTTACAGTCCCTCTGACTTTGAACCCTCTCAAGTGTCAAATCTGATGGCACCAGCGCCATCTACTGGACACTTCAAATCGTCAGATACTGCCAAGCCTCACATTGCTGCTGCACCTTTCAAAGAGGAGAAGAGCCCAGTACCTGCCCCCAAACTCCCCAAGGCTCAGGCAACAAGTGTGATTCGTCATACAGCTGATGCCCAGCTGTGTAACCACCGATCTTGCCCAGTGAAAGCAGCCAGCATCCTTAACTATCAGGACAATTCTTTTCGAAGAAGAACCCACCTAAATGCTGAGACTGCAAGAAAAAACATACCTTGTGCAGCTGTGTCACCAAACAGATCCAAACGTGAGAGAGACACAGTGGCAGGTGTTGAAGAGAAAGCAAGTGCTGCACTTTATGACTTTTCTGTGCCTTCCTCAGAGACAGTAATCTGTAGATCTCAGCCGGTCCCCATGTCCTCACAACAAAAGTCGGTCTTAGTCTCTCCACCTGCAGTATCAACAGGGGGAGTGCCACCTATGCCCGTCATCTGCCAGATGGTTCCCCTCCCTGCAAACAACCCAGTTGTGACAACAGTCGTCCCCAGCACTCCACCCAGTCAGCCGCCAGCCGTCTGCCCACCTGTTGTATTCATGGGCACTCAGGTGCCCAAAGGCGCCGTCATGTTTGTTGTACCCCAGCCCGTTGTTCAGAACCCCAAGCCTCCAGTGGTGAGCCCAAATGGCACCAGACTCTCTCCCATTGCCCCTGCTCCagggttttctccttcagcaGCAAAAGTCACTCCTCAGATTGACTCATCAAGGATAAGAAGTCACATCTGTAGCCATCCAGGATGTGGCAAGACGTactttaaaagttctcatctgAAGGCCCACATGAGAACGCATACAG GAGAAAAACCTTTTAGCTGTAGCTGGAAAGGTTGTGAAAGGAGGTTTGCTCGTTCAGATGAACTGTCCAGACACCGACGAACCCACACAGGTGAGAAGAAATTCGCTTGTCCCATGTGTGACCGGCGGTTCATGAGGAGCGACCATTTGACCAAACATGCCCGGCGCCATCTGTCAGCCAAGAAGCTACCAAACTGGCAGATGGAAGTGAGCAAGTTAAATGACATTACCCTACCTCCAACCCCTGCTCCCACACAGTGA